In 'Nostoc azollae' 0708, the following are encoded in one genomic region:
- a CDS encoding DUF3086 domain-containing protein produces MNPEESQTPKPIDEWWEETPEQCSTGLSTDSEPKTEAPTLLDELLEDTVIESAITVTEPQEQEIVSAQESSEVKTGVLESELELNSLYAQAAQRVTELQVTEADLKTEISQLQITYKTLQGQVSETQTALSKMLQESLALLEQRKQTLQISVEQLERRQERIRNEMRTTFAGTSQDLAIRVQGFKDYLTGSLQDLAAAAEQLQLVPVTVKEREKPAVKEAKPVEQQSATLQLAQQQFQDTTKQIRRLIDQYRNQPDYYGPAWQLRRTFEPVHAERVSNWFFTLGGRGALRTMGSRLQNILIASAAISILNKLYGDRVRTLILANSPERLGEWRRGLQDCLGIDRPDFGPDRGVVLFESATALGQKADRLVKANQMPLIIIDDSEEQISLGLLQFPLWLAFTPDPKMMRDRGFDDEF; encoded by the coding sequence ATGAACCCAGAGGAATCTCAAACTCCAAAACCAATTGATGAATGGTGGGAAGAAACACCAGAACAATGTTCTACAGGTCTATCTACTGATTCAGAACCAAAAACAGAAGCACCAACGCTATTAGATGAACTACTAGAAGATACTGTTATTGAGTCAGCTATCACCGTTACAGAACCGCAAGAACAGGAAATAGTATCAGCACAAGAGTCTAGTGAAGTAAAAACTGGGGTGTTGGAGTCAGAATTAGAACTTAATTCACTATATGCACAGGCAGCGCAACGAGTGACTGAGTTGCAAGTAACTGAAGCAGATTTGAAAACAGAAATATCCCAGCTACAAATTACCTACAAAACTCTCCAGGGACAAGTGAGTGAAACGCAAACTGCACTCTCGAAAATGCTGCAAGAGTCCCTAGCACTTTTAGAACAACGGAAGCAAACCCTGCAAATTTCTGTAGAACAACTCGAACGAAGACAAGAACGCATTCGAAATGAAATGCGAACTACTTTTGCGGGAACATCTCAAGATTTGGCAATTCGGGTACAGGGTTTTAAAGACTATCTGACAGGTAGCTTACAAGATTTGGCTGCAGCAGCAGAGCAATTGCAACTTGTACCAGTGACTGTCAAGGAAAGAGAGAAACCAGCAGTCAAAGAAGCTAAACCTGTTGAACAACAGTCTGCGACCCTGCAATTAGCCCAACAACAGTTTCAAGATACGACAAAACAAATTCGCCGTTTAATTGATCAATATCGCAACCAGCCTGATTATTATGGACCTGCATGGCAATTACGCCGTACCTTTGAACCTGTTCATGCAGAAAGAGTCTCTAATTGGTTTTTTACCTTGGGGGGACGGGGTGCTTTACGGACGATGGGTAGCAGGTTACAGAATATTTTAATTGCTTCGGCGGCGATTTCGATCTTAAATAAACTGTATGGTGATCGCGTGCGGACCCTAATTTTAGCTAATAGCCCAGAACGTTTGGGTGAATGGCGACGCGGTTTACAAGATTGTCTGGGAATTGACCGCCCAGACTTTGGACCAGACAGAGGGGTAGTTTTATTTGAATCAGCAACAGCTTTAGGACAAAAAGCAGACAGATTAGTTAAAGCCAATCAAATGCCTTTAATTATTATTGATGATTCGGAAGAGCAAATTAGTTTAGGATTACTACAATTTCCCCTTTGGTTAGCTTTTACCCCAGATCCCAAAATGATGCGAGACAGGGGTTTTGATGATGAATTTTAA
- a CDS encoding MlaE family lipid ABC transporter permease subunit: MSQTISKSSLGTWSQRLLAAILLGGQVIVHLMKGKIHRRNTLEQLAAVGPDSLFIALLTAVFVGAVFTIQVAREFINFGAGNLVGGVLAVALTRELTPVLTAVILAGRVGSAFAAEIGTMRVTEQIDALLILKTDPIDYLVIPRIIACLLMLPILTLLSLLAGMFGGLIIATHIYNLSDTVFLDSARNFLDIWDICSAMIKAGCFGVLIAIIGCSWGLTTTGGAKGVGQSTTTAVVTALLIIFISNFFLSWLMFQETGGGLTPAL; encoded by the coding sequence TTGAGCCAGACTATATCTAAATCCAGTTTAGGTACGTGGAGTCAGCGATTGCTGGCAGCGATTCTTTTAGGTGGACAAGTAATAGTTCATCTAATGAAAGGTAAAATCCATCGACGTAACACCTTAGAACAATTAGCCGCAGTAGGGCCAGACTCCCTGTTTATAGCCTTATTGACAGCCGTTTTTGTCGGAGCAGTATTTACCATTCAGGTAGCGCGGGAGTTTATCAACTTTGGTGCAGGAAACCTGGTGGGGGGGGTACTTGCAGTAGCATTGACCAGAGAACTCACACCTGTGTTGACAGCAGTAATTTTAGCAGGACGGGTCGGGTCTGCCTTTGCCGCAGAAATTGGCACAATGCGAGTTACAGAGCAAATAGATGCTCTATTAATTTTAAAAACTGATCCAATTGATTACCTAGTTATTCCCCGCATCATCGCTTGTTTATTGATGCTGCCTATATTAACTCTTCTGTCTTTACTGGCCGGGATGTTTGGGGGATTGATAATTGCTACCCACATTTACAACCTATCAGACACAGTCTTTTTAGACTCAGCCCGTAACTTTCTCGACATCTGGGATATTTGTAGCGCCATGATCAAAGCAGGCTGCTTTGGCGTTTTAATCGCCATCATTGGCTGTAGTTGGGGTTTAACAACCACAGGAGGAGCAAAAGGTGTAGGTCAATCAACGACAACGGCTGTTGTTACAGCCTTGCTAATAATCTTTATCAGCAACTTTTTCCTTTCTTGGTTAATGTTTCAGGAAACCGGTGGTGGATTGACTCCAGCGCTGTGA
- a CDS encoding DUF3119 family protein, with the protein MKSSFTPNTTSTVELKPTYNIPLVLVLGSIPLILVQPWVGGVFALLGLFLMLQAVTLRFQFTATDFELYRGEKLIRLFPYREWQNWRIFWNRVPILFYFKEINSIHFLPILFDPNTLKSCLEERCPRI; encoded by the coding sequence ATGAAGAGTTCATTTACCCCTAACACCACTTCAACAGTGGAACTCAAGCCTACTTACAATATCCCTCTCGTCTTAGTGCTTGGTTCAATTCCACTGATATTAGTACAACCCTGGGTAGGAGGAGTTTTCGCACTGCTGGGATTATTTTTGATGTTGCAAGCTGTAACACTGCGATTCCAATTTACAGCTACTGACTTTGAACTTTATCGGGGCGAAAAACTAATTCGGCTTTTTCCTTACCGAGAATGGCAAAACTGGCGAATTTTCTGGAATAGAGTTCCCATCCTGTTTTATTTTAAAGAAATCAACAGCATTCACTTTTTACCAATTTTATTTGACCCTAACACCTTAAAATCTTGCTTGGAAGAGCGTTGTCCACGTATTTAG
- a CDS encoding C4-dicarboxylate ABC transporter — MRCFSPDLLTPLGRVLSYCSLLRIAFDAIFGALLFLQCLFSLQHMFVLMLPWIVSLRNFSLWHFMVPNVG, encoded by the coding sequence ATAAGGTGCTTTTCCCCTGATCTGTTGACTCCTCTGGGCCGTGTTCTTTCTTATTGCTCCTTATTGAGAATAGCTTTTGATGCTATTTTTGGTGCTTTACTGTTTCTCCAATGCCTTTTTTCACTGCAGCATATGTTTGTTCTTATGCTCCCTTGGATTGTTTCTCTCCGTAATTTCTCTCTGTGGCACTTTATGGTGCCGAATGTGGGTTAA
- the plsY gene encoding glycerol-3-phosphate 1-O-acyltransferase PlsY produces the protein MAIWLTLCGAVVLLAYLLGSFATGYIAGKVLKGIDIREIGSGSTGATNVLRTLGKVPGAFVLLIDCLKGVLAITFVYFLFNCDWGQNLIPTTVDVRLWQPWLVTLVGLAAMLGHSKSIFLGFTGGKSVATSLGVLLAISWQVGLATLGIFAVVFAISRIVSLSSISGAVAVSIFMVVFHQSLAYILFSIAGGLYIIIRHHSNIERILAGIEPKIGQKVGNEPEQTA, from the coding sequence ATGGCTATTTGGTTAACTTTGTGTGGGGCTGTTGTTTTATTAGCTTACCTATTGGGATCTTTTGCCACTGGGTATATTGCTGGAAAGGTGTTAAAGGGTATTGATATTCGGGAAATTGGTTCTGGTTCTACTGGTGCAACAAATGTACTCAGAACTTTGGGGAAAGTTCCTGGGGCTTTTGTATTATTGATTGATTGCTTGAAGGGAGTTTTAGCAATAACTTTTGTTTACTTCTTGTTCAACTGTGACTGGGGGCAAAATCTGATTCCCACAACAGTAGATGTGCGATTATGGCAACCTTGGTTAGTTACTTTAGTTGGGTTAGCTGCCATGTTGGGACACAGCAAATCTATTTTTTTAGGTTTTACTGGTGGTAAGTCCGTTGCTACTAGTTTGGGTGTTTTGTTAGCCATAAGTTGGCAAGTCGGTTTAGCAACATTGGGAATATTTGCTGTGGTATTTGCCATATCCAGAATTGTCTCTTTAAGTTCTATTTCAGGTGCTGTTGCTGTTTCTATTTTCATGGTAGTTTTCCACCAATCCTTAGCATATATTCTGTTCAGTATTGCTGGTGGTTTATATATTATAATTCGCCATCATAGTAATATTGAGCGTATTTTGGCTGGTATTGAACCCAAAATTGGGCAGAAAGTGGGCAACGAACCAGAACAAACTGCATAG
- the speB gene encoding agmatinase SpeB encodes MNNHNQDYNPNGIAEINGNILGLPDDYNSANLIIFAVPWEVTVSYGAGTANGPQRILDASYQIDLFDFDHPDGWKQGIFLEEIPKDILEKNNYYRQEAAKVMQRQAEGKALTETPDLTPVLTAINQAGEQINQWLFTQCQAAMNQGKKVAVIGGDHSLPLGYFQALATKYENYGILHIDAHADLRDAYEGFEFSHASIMFNAIKIPQISNLVQVAIRDICQDEVDIIQESNGRITAYYDQAIKQKLYSGMNWIDICQEIINNLPENVYISFDVDGLDPKLCPNTGTPVPGGLELEQTYCLFRELVNSGRKIIGFDICEVGDAEWDGNVGARIVYKLANLLDLSHQQ; translated from the coding sequence ATGAATAATCACAACCAAGACTACAACCCCAATGGTATAGCTGAAATCAATGGTAATATCCTGGGTTTACCTGATGATTATAACTCAGCAAACTTGATTATTTTTGCTGTACCTTGGGAAGTTACCGTTTCCTACGGTGCAGGAACAGCAAACGGACCACAACGAATTTTAGATGCTTCCTATCAAATAGATTTATTTGATTTTGATCATCCTGACGGTTGGAAACAGGGGATTTTTCTCGAAGAAATTCCCAAAGATATTTTGGAGAAAAATAATTACTATCGTCAAGAAGCAGCCAAAGTTATGCAACGACAAGCCGAAGGTAAAGCACTAACAGAAACACCAGATTTAACTCCTGTACTCACAGCAATTAATCAAGCTGGTGAACAGATAAATCAATGGCTGTTTACCCAGTGTCAAGCCGCGATGAATCAGGGTAAAAAAGTGGCTGTAATTGGAGGTGATCACAGTTTACCTTTGGGTTATTTTCAAGCATTAGCTACCAAATATGAAAACTATGGCATTCTCCACATAGATGCACACGCTGATTTACGAGATGCTTATGAGGGATTTGAATTTTCTCATGCATCTATCATGTTCAATGCCATAAAGATTCCACAAATTTCTAACTTAGTACAAGTGGCTATCAGAGATATTTGTCAAGATGAAGTAGATATAATTCAGGAATCTAATGGTCGGATTACTGCTTATTATGATCAAGCCATTAAACAGAAATTATATTCCGGCATGAATTGGATTGATATATGTCAAGAAATTATCAATAATTTACCTGAAAATGTTTATATCAGCTTTGATGTGGATGGATTAGATCCTAAACTCTGCCCAAATACTGGTACTCCAGTTCCTGGTGGATTAGAATTAGAGCAAACTTATTGTTTGTTTAGAGAATTAGTTAATAGCGGTAGGAAAATTATCGGTTTTGATATTTGTGAAGTTGGGGATGCTGAATGGGATGGTAATGTAGGAGCAAGAATAGTTTATAAGTTAGCTAATTTATTAGATTTATCCCATCAACAATAG
- the sppA gene encoding signal peptide peptidase SppA: protein MVWPFKPKFRKQIARIEITGVIAGATRTRVLEALKTVEEKKFPGLLLRIDSPGGTVGDSQEIYSALKRLGKKTKIVASFGNISASGGVYIGMGAEHIMSNPGTITGSIGVILRGNNLERLLEKVGVSFKVIKSGPYKDILSFDRELTEAEENILQQLIDVSYQQFVQTIAEARYLAVETVKGFADGRIFTGEQAVELGVVDRLGTEEDARRWTAELVGLDPEKTPCYTLEERKPLLSRVLPGSRQTKSGIRAGIDWLEFEVSTSGLPLWLYRP from the coding sequence ATGGTTTGGCCCTTTAAACCCAAGTTTCGTAAACAAATTGCGCGGATTGAAATTACTGGTGTGATCGCAGGCGCTACCCGCACGCGAGTGTTAGAAGCCCTAAAAACTGTAGAAGAAAAGAAATTTCCTGGTTTACTGCTACGCATTGATAGTCCTGGTGGTACAGTGGGAGACTCTCAAGAAATCTACAGCGCCCTGAAGCGATTAGGTAAAAAAACTAAAATCGTTGCTAGTTTTGGCAATATATCGGCTTCTGGGGGTGTTTATATCGGTATGGGAGCAGAACACATTATGTCCAACCCAGGCACAATCACAGGCAGCATAGGCGTGATTTTACGTGGGAATAACTTAGAACGCCTACTGGAAAAAGTCGGTGTTTCCTTTAAAGTGATTAAGTCTGGGCCTTACAAAGATATTTTGTCTTTTGACAGAGAACTAACAGAAGCAGAAGAGAATATCCTGCAACAATTAATTGATGTCAGCTATCAGCAGTTTGTACAAACTATCGCTGAAGCACGTTACTTAGCTGTAGAAACTGTGAAAGGCTTTGCTGACGGACGGATTTTCACTGGAGAACAAGCGGTAGAATTGGGAGTTGTAGACCGTCTGGGAACAGAAGAAGATGCACGTCGCTGGACAGCGGAATTAGTCGGACTTGATCCAGAAAAAACTCCTTGTTATACGCTAGAAGAACGTAAACCATTGTTGAGTCGAGTTCTACCTGGTAGTCGTCAGACAAAATCAGGAATCAGGGCTGGAATTGATTGGCTTGAATTCGAAGTCTCTACAAGTGGTTTACCCTTGTGGTTATATAGACCCTAG
- a CDS encoding Rieske 2Fe-2S domain-containing protein, with protein sequence MEHEFSWTQQWYPLSPISYLDPAEPTPVNLLGKKVVIWRDNNQNLVVMDE encoded by the coding sequence ATGGAACATGAATTTTCTTGGACTCAGCAATGGTATCCTCTTAGTCCCATCAGCTATTTAGATCCTGCTGAACCTACTCCTGTCAATCTACTGGGTAAAAAGGTAGTAATTTGGAGAGATAACAATCAAAACTTGGTGGTGATGGATGAATGA